The proteins below are encoded in one region of Magnetococcales bacterium:
- a CDS encoding radical SAM protein — MSVLYSSLKFLRFGDRLQALEKGTVAAPVHIRIKPTNRCNHDCWYCCYKVSHLNLGEKMVEEDAIPEDKMHEIADDLVAMGVKAVTFTGGGEPLLYKPLPEIITRLAEGGVGVAAITNGSNLKGRVAQALASHATWVRISVDGWDDESYRKARGIQGKPFTDLLDNMTAFAKQQSDCVLGVSFIVTRENHPHLLEACTQFKEAGASHVKLSGVVVANSGGENNRYHQEIAPAVQAEIQRAQALTDDRFQLINHVHELEERFDKHYTRCPFLQFLTVIGADQNVYTCQDKAYTTSGLLGSIRERSFKDYWFSEENRQRLLTFDPSQSCPHHCVSHTKNLAILDYLAIDPDHGVFV; from the coding sequence ATGAGCGTGCTCTACAGCTCTCTTAAATTTTTGCGCTTTGGGGATCGATTGCAGGCCCTCGAAAAAGGTACCGTGGCCGCACCCGTGCACATCCGCATCAAGCCCACCAACCGCTGCAACCACGACTGCTGGTATTGCTGCTACAAGGTGAGCCACCTGAATCTGGGTGAGAAGATGGTGGAGGAGGACGCCATCCCCGAGGACAAAATGCACGAGATTGCCGACGACCTGGTGGCCATGGGGGTCAAGGCGGTCACCTTTACCGGTGGCGGGGAGCCTCTGCTCTATAAACCCCTGCCTGAAATCATCACCCGTCTGGCAGAGGGGGGTGTGGGGGTCGCAGCCATCACCAACGGCTCCAACCTCAAGGGCCGGGTGGCCCAAGCCCTGGCAAGCCACGCCACCTGGGTGCGTATCTCAGTGGATGGCTGGGATGATGAGAGCTACCGCAAAGCGAGGGGTATCCAGGGCAAACCTTTCACGGATCTCTTGGATAACATGACCGCCTTTGCCAAACAGCAGAGCGACTGCGTGTTGGGGGTCAGCTTTATCGTCACCCGGGAAAATCATCCCCATCTGCTGGAAGCATGTACCCAATTCAAAGAAGCAGGGGCCAGCCATGTCAAACTCTCAGGCGTGGTGGTGGCCAACAGTGGCGGCGAAAACAACCGCTACCATCAGGAGATCGCTCCAGCTGTTCAAGCTGAAATCCAGCGAGCCCAAGCCCTCACCGATGATCGCTTCCAGCTCATCAACCATGTCCACGAGCTGGAGGAACGGTTCGACAAGCACTATACCCGCTGCCCCTTTTTACAATTTCTCACCGTGATCGGGGCGGATCAAAATGTCTACACCTGTCAGGACAAGGCCTATACCACCAGCGGGCTGTTAGGTTCCATCCGGGAGCGCTCTTTCAAGGATTATTGGTTTTCCGAAGAAAACCGCCAGCGTCTCCTCACCTTCGACCCCTCCCAAAGCTGCCCCCACCACTGTGTTTCCCACACCAAAAATCTCGCCATCCTCGACTATCTGGCGATTGATCCCGACCACGGCGTCTTCGTCTGA
- a CDS encoding transketolase: MRKTCLNAVHTLAKQDPRVLFIGSDLGAGTLDAFKAEFPERFFMEGVSEQNVIGMAAGLAMEGFIPYVNTIATFLTRRCYEQVAIDLCLHNLPVRLIGNGGGLVYAPLGPTHIAIEDMALMRALPNMTVLAPADAHEMARLMTQTLDWPGPIYIRLAKGNDPIVSRPEDPCVIGQGTLLRQWGQVALMACGVMVHRALQVADILAEEGIVCSVLNLHTVKPLDKTAVLFLTAQAKMVVTLEEHSRIGGLGSAVTDAINHGMRANHPPILRFALPDAFTETYGSQNAQLQALDLTPEAMAQRIRLSMPE; the protein is encoded by the coding sequence ATGCGCAAAACCTGTCTCAATGCGGTTCACACCCTGGCCAAGCAGGATCCCCGGGTGCTCTTCATCGGCTCGGATCTGGGGGCGGGTACCCTGGATGCTTTCAAGGCCGAATTTCCGGAGCGGTTTTTCATGGAGGGGGTAAGCGAACAGAATGTCATCGGCATGGCTGCCGGACTCGCCATGGAGGGGTTTATTCCCTACGTCAACACCATCGCCACCTTTCTCACCCGCCGCTGCTACGAGCAAGTCGCCATCGACCTCTGCCTGCACAACCTGCCGGTGCGACTGATCGGTAACGGCGGCGGCCTGGTCTATGCCCCCCTGGGACCGACCCACATCGCCATTGAGGATATGGCCCTGATGCGGGCACTGCCCAACATGACGGTGCTGGCCCCGGCAGATGCCCATGAGATGGCCCGGCTCATGACACAAACCCTCGATTGGCCCGGACCGATCTATATCCGGCTTGCTAAGGGCAACGATCCCATCGTCTCCCGTCCCGAGGATCCATGTGTCATCGGTCAGGGCACCCTCCTGCGTCAGTGGGGCCAGGTGGCTCTCATGGCGTGTGGAGTGATGGTGCATCGGGCGCTCCAGGTGGCGGATATTTTGGCTGAGGAAGGGATTGTCTGCTCGGTGTTGAATCTCCACACGGTCAAGCCCCTGGATAAGACGGCGGTTCTCTTTCTCACCGCCCAAGCCAAAATGGTGGTCACCCTGGAGGAGCACTCCCGCATCGGGGGATTGGGCTCGGCGGTCACCGATGCCATCAATCACGGCATGCGCGCCAACCATCCACCGATTTTGCGCTTTGCCCTCCCCGACGCCTTTACCGAAACCTACGGCTCCCAAAATGCCCAACTTCAGGCGCTGGATCTCACCCCCGAAGCGATGGCCCAACGGATCCGCCTCTCCATGCCGGAGTAG
- a CDS encoding transketolase encodes MTDPQPVNATATPPLDTRSRELRRLVVSALDKGGRGHPGSALSLIEILRVLYDDILHHKPDEPDWSGRDFLVLSKGHGCLGLYALLADHGYFDIQELERFCKIDSFLGGHPERGKIPGVEASTGALGHGLAIGIGLALAQRLKQKSNRVVVVLGDGEINEGAVWEGAMSAAKHRLENLTALIDYNKLQSYGPTREVMDLEPLADKWRAFGFETREVDGHDVEALKSTLSELPFTPGKPSALICHTVKGKGLAIAENNPTWHHKSYLDATAIQSLYDSLEGA; translated from the coding sequence ATGACTGATCCTCAGCCGGTAAACGCCACCGCCACACCCCCACTGGACACGCGCTCCCGAGAGCTGCGGCGGCTGGTGGTGAGCGCTTTGGACAAGGGAGGCAGAGGTCATCCCGGCTCAGCGCTCTCCTTGATCGAAATTCTCCGGGTGCTCTACGACGATATCCTCCACCACAAGCCCGATGAACCCGACTGGAGTGGGCGGGATTTTTTGGTGCTCAGCAAAGGCCACGGCTGCCTGGGTCTCTACGCCCTGCTGGCGGATCACGGTTATTTTGATATCCAGGAGCTGGAGCGCTTCTGCAAGATCGACTCTTTCCTGGGGGGCCATCCGGAGCGGGGAAAAATTCCCGGGGTGGAGGCCTCCACCGGGGCGCTGGGTCATGGCCTCGCCATCGGTATCGGCCTCGCCCTCGCCCAGCGTCTGAAACAAAAATCCAACCGGGTGGTGGTGGTGTTGGGGGATGGGGAGATCAACGAAGGGGCGGTGTGGGAGGGGGCGATGAGTGCCGCCAAGCATCGGCTTGAAAACCTCACCGCCCTCATCGACTATAACAAACTGCAATCCTACGGCCCCACCCGGGAGGTGATGGATCTGGAGCCTCTGGCCGACAAATGGCGGGCCTTCGGCTTTGAAACCCGGGAGGTGGATGGCCACGATGTGGAAGCGCTGAAATCAACCCTTTCAGAGCTACCCTTCACCCCCGGCAAACCCTCGGCGCTGATCTGTCATACGGTCAAGGGCAAGGGGCTCGCCATCGCTGAAAACAACCCCACCTGGCACCATAAATCCTATCTCGACGCTACCGCCATCCAGAGCCTCTACGATAGCCTGGAGGGAGCTTGA
- a CDS encoding aminoglycoside phosphotransferase family protein: protein MSPSAPLLPLTAIAQELAQAPIQTLSPMQAGGNNPLYRVETAEKTFALKFYPPQASDPRDRLGRETAALALLNRSGLTATPKLIGVDRHNHCALFSWIDGQTIPHPTAGDIDQALVFIQALRDLTLAPDSSPLPPASDAVLSGQDLLDQLHRRYDRLADLPDPPPSLTDFLENDFSPALNQFSQRARQIYQQAGLDISSEITPSQRLLSPSDFGFHNALRQRDGRIVFLDFEYFGWDDPVKLTCDFSSHPGMELAPALQNHYRRQMQEMFATDDHFAIRLQALHPLLELCWMLIMLNEFLPDVWARRAKAQGVKHQQQASKQQLHRVKKRFQQLTESSHD from the coding sequence TTGTCCCCCTCCGCTCCCCTGCTCCCCCTCACCGCCATCGCCCAGGAGCTGGCCCAAGCCCCCATACAGACCCTCTCCCCAATGCAGGCAGGAGGCAACAATCCCCTCTATCGGGTCGAGACGGCTGAAAAAACCTTTGCGCTCAAATTTTACCCCCCCCAAGCCTCTGATCCCCGAGACCGGTTGGGAAGGGAAACCGCTGCGCTGGCTCTTTTGAATCGATCCGGCCTCACCGCCACCCCCAAGCTGATCGGGGTGGATCGGCACAACCACTGCGCCCTGTTCAGCTGGATCGACGGCCAAACCATCCCCCACCCGACAGCTGGGGATATCGATCAGGCATTGGTGTTCATCCAGGCGCTGCGGGATCTCACCCTTGCCCCTGATTCATCCCCCCTCCCCCCAGCATCTGATGCGGTTTTGTCCGGGCAGGATCTATTGGATCAGCTCCATCGGCGTTATGATCGACTGGCCGACCTCCCTGATCCACCCCCCTCACTGACCGATTTTCTGGAGAATGATTTTTCCCCCGCCCTCAACCAATTTTCCCAGAGGGCACGCCAGATCTATCAGCAGGCCGGGCTCGACATCAGCTCGGAAATCACTCCTTCCCAACGCCTCCTGAGCCCTTCCGACTTTGGCTTTCACAACGCCCTGCGCCAGAGGGACGGCCGCATTGTTTTTCTTGATTTTGAATATTTCGGCTGGGACGATCCGGTTAAATTGACCTGTGATTTTTCCAGCCACCCCGGCATGGAACTGGCCCCGGCCTTGCAGAACCATTATCGTCGCCAGATGCAGGAAATGTTTGCAACGGACGATCATTTTGCCATCCGCCTGCAAGCCCTCCACCCTCTCTTGGAACTCTGCTGGATGTTGATCATGCTCAATGAATTTCTCCCGGATGTTTGGGCCAGACGGGCCAAAGCCCAAGGGGTGAAGCATCAACAGCAGGCGAGCAAACAACAGTTGCACCGGGTCAAAAAACGTTTCCAGCAGCTCACGGAGTCAAGCCATGACTGA
- a CDS encoding type II toxin-antitoxin system HicB family antitoxin: MSTRHFPAIIEQGSSGFGIIFPDFPGCVSFGASIQEAAANAEEALSGHLSLMVRDREAIPEPTPLDQIPTDPEVREAARILVRADLPKRSVRLNITLEEALLSRVDGLAKGLGMSRSGFLAEAARRMIKETG; the protein is encoded by the coding sequence ATGTCCACTCGACATTTTCCAGCCATCATTGAACAGGGATCTTCCGGTTTTGGGATTATTTTCCCGGACTTTCCCGGTTGTGTCAGCTTTGGGGCGAGCATTCAGGAGGCTGCCGCCAACGCCGAGGAGGCCTTGTCCGGACATCTTTCCCTCATGGTGCGGGACCGGGAGGCCATTCCAGAGCCCACACCCCTTGACCAGATTCCCACGGATCCAGAAGTCAGGGAGGCTGCCCGAATTCTAGTGCGGGCCGATCTGCCCAAACGCTCGGTACGACTCAACATCACCCTGGAAGAGGCGCTCCTCTCCAGGGTGGATGGCTTGGCCAAGGGGTTGGGGATGAGCCGCTCCGGCTTTTTGGCTGAAGCGGCCCGACGCATGATCAAGGAAACGGGCTGA
- a CDS encoding type II toxin-antitoxin system HicA family toxin: protein MSKSSREIIQILKKGSWQLAGVTGSHHHFVHPEKSGKVTVPHPVKEMPIGTLKSIERQSGLKLR from the coding sequence GTGAGCAAGAGCAGTCGGGAAATCATCCAAATTTTGAAGAAGGGATCCTGGCAACTTGCAGGGGTGACAGGGAGCCATCACCATTTTGTTCATCCGGAAAAATCCGGGAAAGTCACCGTTCCCCATCCTGTCAAAGAGATGCCTATCGGCACCCTGAAAAGCATTGAACGGCAGTCTGGCCTTAAACTGCGATAG
- a CDS encoding EAL domain-containing protein encodes MNPESVQILLVEDEKAHVDLIRYAFDAWGNGCLLTVAATLAEAREKLSLIEPNLLITDLALPDGQGSELLPEDTSTLPYPVIVMTSHGDEQTAVDLLKSGVLEYVVKSGDALMEMHRVAERALRQWDHIRARKHSEAELVKSEERFKTLFNTMPTGVAVFEPVNNGEVFILTDLNRAAERINDIRRQKVIGKPLTELFPSAKTSGLAEAFKRVHFSGEREHFPVSIYEEEVLTTWFENDVYRLDSGEIVCIHEDLTDQKRTEDRLRLTAKVFDNTTEGILITNSANKIIDVNQAYCQTTQYSREEVLGKDPGYLKSGRHDINFYAQIWHTLLKTGQWQGEVWNRRKDGELFPSWLTINTARTADGNILHCIGIFSDTTEKKRMEARLTRMAYRDYLTGLPNRLLFKDRLERELKASRRVGRKTALMFLDLDHFKKVNDSLGHATGDKLLQECARRLRGAVREVDTVARMGGDEFTLVLMDVKDEQAVAHVVRKVLEVFEHPFTIDGHIISITVSIGIAMAPSDGQDHDTLTKHADTAMYQAKADGRKAYRFFEAAMNAANLHRLTLESCMRTALEEGEFQLNYQPKVAVSGGQIIGAEALIRWIRPEHGIVSPLDFIPIAEESGLIIPLGEWILETACRDAKTLMDQTGNPFTMAVNLSAIQFLDKKLLPTMERILQETGLPPENLELEITESMVMKDVEKAIDTMSRVREMGIMISVDDFGTGYSSLSYLKRFPIHALKIDRSFVRDIVQDTDDKAIVSAVISLARSLELKVVAEGVEEPEQLTYLESQGCDSFQGYIFSPPVKSDIFSELLKKEQGE; translated from the coding sequence GTGAACCCTGAATCAGTCCAAATACTCCTGGTAGAAGACGAAAAGGCCCATGTGGACCTGATCCGCTATGCCTTTGACGCCTGGGGAAACGGCTGCCTGTTGACCGTCGCTGCCACCCTGGCCGAAGCCCGGGAAAAGCTGTCACTGATTGAGCCCAACCTGTTGATCACCGACCTGGCGCTGCCTGATGGCCAGGGCTCGGAGCTTCTGCCTGAGGATACCAGCACCCTCCCCTATCCCGTCATCGTCATGACCAGCCACGGGGATGAACAGACCGCAGTGGATCTGCTCAAATCAGGGGTGCTGGAATATGTCGTCAAGTCCGGTGACGCCTTGATGGAGATGCACCGGGTGGCGGAGCGGGCCTTGCGGCAGTGGGATCACATCCGGGCCCGTAAGCACTCCGAGGCGGAGCTGGTCAAAAGTGAGGAGCGGTTCAAAACGCTCTTTAACACCATGCCCACCGGGGTTGCGGTTTTTGAGCCGGTCAACAACGGCGAAGTGTTCATCCTCACCGATCTCAACCGGGCAGCGGAGCGCATCAACGATATCCGACGGCAAAAGGTCATCGGCAAGCCCCTCACGGAACTCTTCCCCAGTGCGAAAACCTCAGGCTTGGCAGAAGCCTTCAAACGGGTCCATTTTAGTGGTGAGCGGGAGCATTTTCCGGTCTCCATCTATGAAGAGGAAGTGCTGACCACCTGGTTTGAAAACGACGTCTATCGCCTGGACAGCGGCGAGATCGTCTGTATCCACGAAGATCTCACCGATCAAAAGCGGACCGAAGATCGCCTGCGGCTCACCGCCAAGGTGTTTGACAACACCACCGAAGGGATCCTCATCACCAATTCTGCCAACAAGATCATCGACGTCAACCAGGCCTATTGTCAGACCACCCAATATTCCCGGGAAGAGGTGCTGGGCAAGGATCCCGGCTATCTTAAATCAGGCCGCCACGACATCAACTTTTACGCCCAGATCTGGCATACCCTCCTCAAGACCGGCCAGTGGCAGGGGGAAGTGTGGAATCGCCGCAAGGATGGTGAACTTTTCCCCAGCTGGCTCACCATCAACACCGCCCGCACCGCCGACGGCAACATTCTCCACTGTATCGGTATTTTCAGCGACACCACTGAAAAAAAACGCATGGAAGCGCGCCTGACCCGTATGGCCTATCGGGACTATCTGACGGGCCTGCCCAACCGCTTGCTGTTCAAGGATCGCCTGGAGCGGGAACTCAAAGCCTCCCGGCGGGTGGGACGCAAAACCGCTCTGATGTTTTTGGATCTCGACCATTTTAAAAAAGTCAACGACTCTCTGGGCCATGCGACGGGTGATAAACTATTGCAGGAGTGTGCACGCAGGCTGCGGGGCGCGGTGCGGGAGGTGGATACCGTTGCCCGCATGGGGGGGGATGAATTTACCCTGGTGTTGATGGATGTCAAAGATGAGCAGGCTGTGGCCCATGTGGTGCGCAAGGTGCTGGAAGTGTTTGAGCACCCCTTCACCATCGACGGCCACATCATCAGCATCACCGTCTCCATCGGTATCGCCATGGCCCCTTCCGACGGCCAGGATCACGACACCCTGACCAAACACGCTGATACCGCCATGTATCAAGCCAAGGCGGATGGTCGCAAGGCCTATCGCTTTTTCGAAGCCGCGATGAATGCCGCCAATCTCCACCGTCTGACCCTGGAATCCTGCATGCGCACGGCGCTGGAAGAGGGGGAGTTTCAGCTCAACTATCAGCCCAAGGTGGCGGTCAGTGGCGGGCAGATTATCGGAGCGGAGGCGTTGATTCGCTGGATCCGTCCCGAACACGGCATCGTCTCCCCTCTGGATTTTATCCCCATCGCCGAAGAGAGCGGTCTGATCATTCCCCTGGGGGAGTGGATTTTGGAGACCGCCTGTCGGGATGCCAAGACGTTGATGGATCAAACCGGCAACCCCTTCACCATGGCGGTCAACCTGTCGGCCATTCAATTTTTGGATAAAAAGCTCCTCCCCACCATGGAGCGCATCCTTCAGGAGACGGGCCTGCCCCCGGAAAACCTGGAGCTGGAAATCACCGAATCCATGGTGATGAAGGATGTGGAAAAGGCCATCGATACCATGAGCCGGGTGCGGGAGATGGGGATAATGATTTCGGTGGATGACTTTGGCACCGGTTATTCCTCCCTGAGCTATCTCAAGCGCTTCCCCATCCACGCCTTGAAGATCGACCGCTCCTTTGTCCGGGATATCGTCCAGGATACCGACGACAAAGCCATCGTTTCGGCGGTGATCTCCCTGGCCCGCAGTCTGGAACTCAAGGTCGTTGCCGAAGGGGTGGAAGAGCCGGAGCAGCTGACCTATCTGGAATCCCAGGGGTGCGACTCCTTCCAGGGCTACATCTTCAGCCCCCCGGTCAAATCCGATATTTTTTCCGAGCTGCTGAAAAAAGAGCAGGGGGAATAA
- a CDS encoding PilZ domain-containing protein codes for MANVSGSAKKGIENRLSQRLSALEPVKVFQGGQEFEARIQNVGLQGFGILSPKSMAPGDKLQLEVSGDGGVQLYECQVVSRKEQQGEFLLGLHIQDQAEEELLQYLRS; via the coding sequence ATGGCGAATGTATCCGGATCTGCCAAAAAAGGGATCGAAAATCGGCTTTCACAGCGTCTGTCGGCTCTGGAGCCGGTGAAGGTTTTCCAGGGCGGCCAGGAGTTTGAGGCGCGGATTCAAAATGTCGGCCTCCAGGGGTTTGGCATCCTCTCTCCCAAATCGATGGCCCCGGGGGATAAGCTCCAGCTGGAGGTTTCCGGTGATGGTGGGGTCCAGCTCTATGAGTGCCAGGTGGTCTCCCGGAAGGAGCAGCAGGGGGAATTTTTGTTGGGGCTGCATATTCAGGATCAGGCGGAAGAGGAGCTGCTGCAATATTTGCGGTCTTAG
- a CDS encoding FHA domain-containing protein produces MAKVILLFKEKVRGEFGLPNPSSTVGRSADNDIHIDNLGVSRKHCRIVQQGNHFLVEDLGSNNGTWLNGNRINAITPLKDGDVIGIGKHHLQFVAGGRQAAPQKQSPAAAQSADSSADFDGTVFISAGKEPPPMPANVGTPGAAAFLSLLSSGDSVPGGRTRFDLSETMTLGKSSGADVRLSGFFTPGIAAVITQKADGFRVRPMGGWFKPRLNGAKLTRIEMLSHGDLLEIRNFRFKFNLK; encoded by the coding sequence ATGGCCAAAGTCATTCTTTTGTTTAAAGAAAAAGTCCGTGGAGAGTTTGGTCTGCCAAACCCTTCCAGCACCGTTGGTCGCAGTGCTGACAACGACATCCACATCGATAATCTGGGGGTTTCCCGCAAGCATTGCCGTATTGTGCAGCAGGGAAACCATTTTTTGGTGGAGGATCTGGGCAGCAACAACGGTACCTGGCTCAACGGCAATCGTATCAACGCCATCACCCCCCTGAAGGATGGGGATGTGATCGGCATCGGCAAACACCATCTCCAATTTGTAGCTGGTGGTCGCCAGGCTGCCCCTCAAAAGCAATCCCCTGCCGCCGCACAAAGCGCCGACAGTTCCGCTGATTTTGACGGCACCGTGTTCATCTCCGCCGGCAAGGAACCGCCCCCCATGCCCGCCAATGTCGGCACTCCCGGGGCCGCAGCCTTCCTCTCTCTGCTCTCCAGTGGTGATTCCGTGCCAGGGGGGCGTACCCGCTTTGACCTGAGCGAAACGATGACCCTGGGCAAAAGCAGTGGGGCTGATGTTCGCCTGAGCGGCTTTTTTACCCCGGGTATCGCAGCCGTCATCACTCAAAAGGCGGATGGCTTTCGGGTGAGACCCATGGGGGGCTGGTTCAAACCCCGCTTAAACGGCGCCAAACTAACCCGCATCGAAATGCTCTCCCACGGAGATCTATTGGAAATCCGCAATTTCCGCTTCAAGTTCAATTTGAAGTGA
- a CDS encoding Fic family protein, whose protein sequence is MKFESFISGTNRQQYQYKSFQPALVNLEWRWEDPRINQLLEKASRALGELNAFTSIVPNVEMFIRMHVIKEARLSCQIEGTRTQMDEAVLEENEIPPERRNDWREVQNYIRAMNEAVATLPALPLSLRLLKDTHATLLSGVRGERKTPGEFRRSQNWIGGASLADAAFIPPHHNDLPELLGDLEAFWHNDEIQVPHLIRCAISHYQFETIHPFLGGNGRIGRLLITLYLVSNGLLTNPSLYLSTHLEKNRGAYFDALTRVRESNDIGHWCRFFLQAVLETAENGKQTFQNILALRQELDSVIATLGRRAENGHKLLHYLYEQPAVNVGTVANQLQTTYQSANQLVNTLVEKGVLAEITGYQRNRIFVFHRYLKIFSGET, encoded by the coding sequence ATGAAATTCGAATCCTTCATTTCCGGAACGAATCGCCAACAATACCAGTACAAAAGCTTTCAGCCAGCTCTGGTCAACCTGGAATGGCGCTGGGAAGACCCCCGCATCAACCAACTCCTGGAAAAAGCCAGCCGGGCGCTGGGAGAACTCAACGCCTTTACCTCGATTGTTCCCAATGTGGAAATGTTTATCCGCATGCATGTCATCAAGGAGGCCCGCCTCTCCTGCCAAATCGAAGGCACCCGAACCCAGATGGATGAAGCTGTTCTGGAAGAGAATGAAATCCCTCCTGAACGCCGGAATGATTGGCGGGAAGTTCAAAATTATATTCGGGCCATGAATGAAGCTGTTGCCACTTTGCCAGCCCTTCCCCTCTCCCTGCGCCTCCTCAAAGATACCCACGCCACGCTTTTGTCAGGTGTCCGAGGGGAACGCAAAACCCCGGGAGAATTTCGGCGTAGTCAAAATTGGATCGGTGGGGCTTCTCTGGCTGACGCGGCTTTCATTCCCCCCCATCACAACGATCTACCGGAACTGCTGGGAGATCTGGAGGCCTTTTGGCACAATGACGAAATTCAGGTTCCCCACCTCATCCGTTGCGCCATCAGCCATTATCAGTTTGAAACCATTCACCCTTTTCTGGGTGGCAACGGACGTATCGGGCGACTACTCATCACCCTCTATCTGGTCAGCAACGGTCTTTTGACCAACCCCTCCCTCTACCTTTCAACTCATCTGGAAAAAAATCGAGGGGCCTATTTTGATGCGTTGACCCGTGTTAGGGAATCCAACGATATTGGCCATTGGTGCCGATTTTTCCTCCAAGCGGTTTTGGAAACAGCAGAAAATGGCAAGCAGACTTTCCAAAATATTCTCGCTCTGCGGCAGGAACTGGACAGCGTCATTGCCACCCTGGGGCGTCGCGCTGAAAATGGCCACAAACTCCTCCATTATCTTTACGAGCAACCTGCGGTTAATGTCGGGACGGTCGCAAACCAGCTACAAACAACCTATCAGTCGGCAAACCAACTGGTGAACACCCTGGTGGAAAAAGGGGTATTGGCAGAAATTACCGGCTATCAACGTAACCGAATTTTCGTCTTCCACCGTTATCTGAAAATTTTTAGCGGGGAAACTTGA